In Candidatus Sodalis pierantonius str. SOPE, one DNA window encodes the following:
- a CDS encoding helix-turn-helix domain-containing protein, translated as MNKAMLRVSQVIDIAMVSRKTVYNVINSERLKYQLVFQNNRQVRMFHQDDVLDAFPKANRAALEVQALQ; from the coding sequence GTGAATAAAGCCATGTTGAGGGTAAGCCAGGTGATCGACATCGCCATGGTGAGCCGCAAAACCGTTTACAATGTCATCAACAGCGAGCGGTTGAAATATCAACTGGTGTTCCAGAACAATCGTCAGGTGCGGATGTTCCATCAGGACGATGTGCTGGACGCCTTCCCCAAAGCCAACCGTGCCGCGCTGGAAGTGCAGGCGCTACAGTAG
- a CDS encoding sulfite exporter TauE/SafE family protein, whose translation MIVSELLCCLILGVGLGICGGMLGIGGDLIAIPVLSLLFHMDQLLAQGTALIMVTPNVLIGFLLYRQRNHIDLRQTFKLCLFATVSAWFAAQMASAMPVDGLQKAFAAFLLLLAAYYLWQWFDSHRHPVAAAVLSARFLPLLGIASGFMSGIFTVGGGLVVVPALVSLFGFSQTQAQGIALALVVPGALAALFSYALAGNADWSIGLPLALGDIGSVSWDVALAHKLPVMWLKFAFCMVLIGVAIAMLAA comes from the coding sequence ATGATTGTGTCTGAATTGTTGTGCTGTCTTATTCTGGGCGTTGGGCTGGGAATTTGCGGCGGTATGCTGGGCATCGGCGGCGACTTGATCGCTATCCCGGTGTTAAGCCTGTTGTTCCACATGGATCAGCTTCTCGCCCAGGGTACCGCGCTGATTATGGTAACGCCCAATGTGCTGATCGGGTTTCTGCTCTACCGCCAACGCAACCATATCGATTTGCGGCAAACCTTCAAACTTTGTCTGTTCGCCACCGTATCCGCCTGGTTCGCCGCGCAAATGGCGTCGGCCATGCCCGTCGACGGGTTGCAAAAGGCGTTTGCCGCGTTTTTGCTGCTGCTTGCGGCCTATTACCTTTGGCAGTGGTTCGACAGCCACCGCCATCCGGTCGCCGCCGCCGTTCTATCCGCCCGGTTTTTACCGCTGCTCGGCATTGCGAGCGGGTTTATGTCGGGCATTTTCACCGTTGGCGGCGGGTTGGTGGTAGTACCGGCGCTGGTGTCGCTGTTCGGCTTTAGCCAGACGCAGGCGCAGGGGATCGCCCTGGCGTTGGTCGTCCCCGGGGCTCTGGCGGCGCTGTTTTCCTACGCGCTGGCCGGCAACGCGGATTGGAGCATCGGACTGCCGCTGGCGCTGGGCGACATCGGCAGCGTCTCCTGGGACGTGGCCCTGGCGCACAAGCTGCCCGTGATGTGGCTAAAATTTGCCTTTTGTATGGTGCTGATCGGCGTGGCGATCGCGATGCTGGCGGCCTGA
- a CDS encoding RidA family protein yields MTETSHVALQCITAPNVPPPAGHYSHAVKTDNWVFVSGVLPVTVTPEADFAAQTEAALRQCQQILAAAGCGWPQVAQCTAYIVGITHWPVFNQLYAHYLQHHKPARAVVRVPALHHGYLIEIQLTAVVTSPQSPPLAERHRES; encoded by the coding sequence ATGACTGAAACATCGCACGTTGCGTTACAGTGCATCACCGCCCCGAACGTGCCGCCGCCGGCCGGACACTACTCCCATGCGGTAAAAACGGACAATTGGGTATTCGTGTCGGGCGTATTGCCGGTGACGGTGACGCCCGAGGCGGATTTTGCCGCGCAGACCGAGGCGGCTCTGCGCCAGTGCCAGCAGATACTGGCGGCAGCGGGATGCGGCTGGCCGCAGGTGGCGCAATGTACCGCCTATATCGTCGGGATTACACATTGGCCCGTGTTCAATCAACTCTACGCGCACTATCTTCAGCACCATAAGCCGGCCCGGGCGGTAGTGCGCGTGCCGGCGCTGCATCACGGTTATTTGATTGAGATCCAACTGACGGCGGTAGTTACTTCGCCCCAGTCGCCCCCGCTGGCGGAACGCCACAGGGAGAGTTAA
- a CDS encoding TetR/AcrR family transcriptional regulator, which translates to MGRHKQFDEGEALDAALAVFWQKSYEGASFDDLTKATGVARPGLYAAFGNKASLFGKALDLYQTKYMCFMTEALDAPTSLKVVEHMLRGALALHTLDAAHPGCLGINGALACSDDAEAIRRELVRRRELAQALLAQRFERAKAEDDLPAWVNPAHSAFYVMTVSQGMAVQAKAGASKDALAGLVNHVLSTWPSSKAECGEQR; encoded by the coding sequence GTGGGAAGACATAAACAGTTCGATGAAGGCGAGGCGCTTGACGCGGCGTTGGCCGTTTTCTGGCAGAAAAGTTATGAAGGCGCCTCGTTTGATGATTTGACCAAGGCCACGGGCGTCGCCCGTCCCGGCCTTTACGCTGCGTTTGGCAATAAGGCATCGCTGTTTGGCAAGGCCCTTGACCTTTATCAAACAAAATATATGTGCTTCATGACGGAAGCGTTGGATGCGCCTACCTCATTAAAGGTGGTGGAACATATGCTGCGCGGCGCCCTGGCGCTCCATACCCTTGACGCCGCACACCCGGGTTGCCTGGGCATTAACGGCGCCCTCGCCTGTTCGGATGACGCCGAAGCCATTCGTCGCGAACTGGTACGCCGGCGCGAGTTGGCGCAAGCGTTACTAGCCCAACGTTTTGAGCGGGCGAAGGCGGAGGACGATTTGCCGGCGTGGGTGAACCCCGCGCATTCGGCATTCTATGTTATGACCGTTTCGCAGGGTATGGCGGTGCAGGCAAAGGCCGGCGCGTCGAAGGACGCGTTGGCGGGACTGGTCAATCACGTGCTCAGCACCTGGCCATCCTCTAAGGCGGAGTGCGGCGAGCAGCGCTGA
- a CDS encoding PTS sugar transporter subunit IIA, translating to MMFSERRVIVVDQPISREQLLTLLADSLLADGLVKDSFLGGVLAREREYPTGIDMETHAIAIPHTEYEHVNKTGFAVAINRAGVAFQRTDDPEQQVKPAIVVLMAIDPTCEKVAIIQSLFALLADVDAVNKISEYSPAEIAKTFSQAITTR from the coding sequence ATGATGTTTAGCGAACGCCGCGTCATCGTGGTTGACCAGCCAATCAGCCGGGAGCAATTACTGACGCTGTTGGCGGATAGCCTGCTCGCTGATGGCCTGGTCAAAGACAGCTTTCTTGGCGGCGTACTGGCGCGCGAGCGGGAATACCCCACCGGCATCGATATGGAAACCCATGCCATCGCCATTCCGCATACCGAATATGAGCATGTCAATAAAACCGGTTTCGCGGTTGCCATCAACCGCGCCGGTGTGGCGTTCCAGCGCACCGACGATCCGGAGCAACAGGTCAAACCGGCGATCGTGGTGCTGATGGCCATCGATCCGACCTGCGAGAAAGTCGCGATTATCCAATCGCTGTTCGCCCTGCTGGCGGATGTTGATGCAGTGAACAAAATCAGCGAATACTCACCGGCAGAGATAGCGAAAACATTCTCGCAGGCCATCACAACTCGTTAG
- a CDS encoding M20 aminoacylase family protein: MTTPFHGVQLADLAPWHAELTALRRRFHQHPELAFAEHHTAATIAQLLDEYGYDVTTGVAGTGVVGTLRLGDADRAIGLRADMDALPINEENTFDYQSRQPGIMHACGHDGHMTMLLGAARYLAATRRFNGTLNVIFQPAEERGFDSGGQRMVDEGLFGRFPCDAVFAMHNHPGSPCGRLMSRRGPFMAAGDRVFITMRGVGGHAARPHLAQDPVVGAASIIMALQTVVARNVPPDKTAVVTMGMLHGGKALNVIPAEVQLGLSVRSFDPAIRALLRQRITDIVQLQSASLGLSAEIKYVEGYPVVCNSEAETTLALQVAAELVGEDNVDGDMAMLTGSEDFAYLLQARPDCLIRIGNGEAQANKMLHNPGYDFNDNNLVTGAAYWSRLVERYLPPRAS; this comes from the coding sequence ATGACGACACCTTTTCACGGCGTCCAGCTTGCCGACCTTGCGCCTTGGCACGCCGAACTGACCGCCCTGCGGCGCCGGTTCCACCAGCACCCAGAGCTGGCGTTTGCAGAGCATCATACCGCCGCCACGATTGCGCAATTGCTCGACGAATATGGCTATGACGTCACCACCGGCGTCGCGGGCACGGGGGTTGTCGGCACATTGCGGCTCGGGGACGCCGACCGCGCCATCGGGCTGCGCGCGGATATGGACGCCCTGCCCATAAATGAAGAAAACACCTTCGACTATCAGAGCCGCCAGCCCGGTATCATGCACGCCTGCGGCCATGACGGCCATATGACGATGCTTCTGGGCGCGGCGCGTTATCTGGCCGCTACGCGCCGCTTTAACGGCACCCTAAATGTCATTTTTCAACCGGCGGAGGAACGCGGCTTCGACAGCGGTGGGCAAAGAATGGTCGACGAAGGCCTATTTGGGCGCTTCCCGTGCGACGCCGTTTTCGCCATGCATAATCACCCCGGCAGCCCCTGCGGACGACTGATGAGCCGGCGCGGCCCGTTTATGGCCGCCGGCGACCGGGTGTTCATTACCATGCGCGGCGTAGGCGGCCATGCGGCGCGGCCGCACCTGGCGCAGGATCCCGTGGTAGGCGCCGCCAGCATCATCATGGCGCTACAAACGGTGGTGGCGCGAAATGTCCCCCCGGATAAAACGGCGGTGGTCACCATGGGCATGCTGCACGGCGGCAAAGCGCTGAATGTGATCCCCGCTGAAGTGCAACTGGGGCTGAGCGTTCGTAGCTTCGATCCGGCCATTCGCGCTCTGCTGCGCCAACGCATTACCGACATTGTGCAGTTGCAGTCGGCCAGCCTAGGACTGAGCGCCGAAATTAAGTATGTCGAGGGTTATCCGGTGGTCTGCAACAGCGAGGCGGAAACCACTCTGGCGCTACAGGTGGCCGCGGAATTGGTGGGCGAGGACAATGTGGACGGCGACATGGCTATGCTGACCGGAAGTGAGGATTTCGCCTACCTGCTCCAGGCGCGCCCCGACTGCCTGATACGCATCGGCAACGGTGAAGCACAAGCCAATAAGATGTTGCACAACCCGGGCTATGACTTTAACGATAATAATCTAGTTACCGGTGCCGCCTACTGGTCACGGCTGGTCGAGCGATACTTGCCGCCGCGCGCGTCCTGA
- a CDS encoding YfcC family protein: MQHDITADPARNAPATQRNRKTGTINPYVLLFIMLVITAAATWIVPPGEFGHVLREGVKFAVPGSLHPVARSGVGPETLFTFIAEGMVKSAPIIFLILFTGGAVNVLEQSGALSNALNAMARRKGSSDTVIILSVCAVFSVLGTTGVVINSVVAFIPLGMLLARSMNLPRIFGGGLIYLGTYAGFNDAIINPGTTGLAQRLAELPLFSGMGFRLGIYLAFAVCAIVFLTLYARRCRREGLANEDENAQQHIAANVTPFHWLILAFTALALLTFIYGAVNYGWSENEMSAMFIVVALGVGLIARLRGGSIADTFLQGCAQLIPGALIVGLARAIAPLNEMFAALGMFISAAVMHIAISSGSGESAALVPLYVPLGDALHITRQVTVETILLGEGVINSVNPTSSVMMAVLAIGRIGYGQWLRFVFPLTLMWLVIAIIAIIIGVQIQWGPF, translated from the coding sequence ATGCAGCACGATATCACCGCAGACCCGGCGCGCAACGCACCGGCAACCCAGCGCAACCGAAAGACCGGTACCATCAATCCCTATGTCCTATTGTTCATTATGCTGGTCATTACCGCGGCGGCAACCTGGATCGTTCCGCCTGGTGAATTCGGCCATGTCCTGCGCGAGGGGGTAAAATTTGCCGTACCGGGCAGCCTTCATCCTGTCGCGCGCAGCGGCGTCGGTCCGGAAACGTTATTTACCTTTATCGCCGAGGGTATGGTGAAGTCCGCGCCGATTATTTTCCTAATCCTCTTTACCGGCGGCGCGGTTAACGTGTTGGAACAGTCCGGCGCGCTGAGCAATGCGCTAAACGCCATGGCGCGGCGCAAAGGCAGCAGCGACACTGTAATCATCCTCAGCGTCTGCGCGGTCTTCTCGGTGCTGGGCACCACTGGCGTCGTCATCAATTCGGTGGTGGCGTTTATTCCGTTAGGCATGCTGTTGGCGCGCTCGATGAATCTGCCGCGTATTTTTGGCGGCGGTCTCATCTACCTGGGTACCTATGCCGGCTTCAACGACGCCATTATCAATCCCGGCACCACCGGCCTGGCGCAGCGTCTGGCCGAACTGCCGCTGTTTTCCGGCATGGGGTTTCGCCTGGGCATTTATCTCGCTTTTGCCGTCTGCGCAATCGTTTTCCTCACCCTTTATGCCCGCCGCTGTCGCCGCGAAGGACTGGCTAACGAAGACGAAAACGCACAACAGCACATCGCCGCCAACGTCACCCCCTTCCATTGGCTTATTCTGGCATTCACCGCCCTTGCGCTACTAACGTTCATTTACGGCGCTGTCAACTACGGTTGGTCCGAGAACGAAATGTCGGCAATGTTTATTGTCGTGGCGCTGGGCGTCGGCCTGATTGCCCGTTTGCGGGGCGGCTCTATCGCCGACACCTTTTTACAAGGCTGCGCCCAACTGATTCCGGGCGCGCTGATTGTCGGTCTGGCGCGGGCGATTGCGCCATTAAATGAGATGTTCGCGGCTCTGGGAATGTTCATCAGCGCCGCGGTGATGCATATCGCTATCTCTTCCGGTTCAGGGGAATCGGCCGCGCTAGTGCCGCTGTATGTCCCGCTGGGCGATGCGTTGCACATCACCCGTCAGGTGACGGTCGAAACCATTCTGCTTGGTGAAGGCGTCATTAACTCGGTCAATCCCACCTCCAGCGTAATGATGGCCGTACTGGCCATCGGCCGCATCGGCTATGGCCAGTGGCTGCGGTTCGTCTTTCCCCTCACGCTCATGTGGCTCGTCATCGCCATCATCGCCATCATCATCGGCGTTCAGATCCAATGGGGCCCCTTCTAA
- a CDS encoding PTS sugar transporter subunit IIB gives MKHMMICCGAGVATSTVALKKLETYLATEGLLDKVRISQGTVAEAATRSDLDFIVSTSPAKVAVPVINALPLLTGMGTDKVFESVKAQILG, from the coding sequence ATGAAACACATGATGATCTGTTGTGGCGCCGGCGTAGCGACCAGTACCGTCGCGCTGAAAAAACTGGAAACCTATCTGGCGACGGAAGGGTTGCTTGACAAGGTGAGAATTTCGCAAGGCACGGTGGCCGAGGCCGCCACGCGCAGCGACCTGGATTTTATCGTCTCCACCTCGCCCGCCAAAGTGGCGGTGCCGGTGATTAATGCGCTGCCGCTGTTGACCGGCATGGGCACCGATAAGGTATTTGAGAGCGTTAAAGCCCAAATCCTGGGCTGA